A genomic segment from Vagococcus zengguangii encodes:
- a CDS encoding PTS system mannose/fructose/N-acetylgalactosamine-transporter subunit IIB → MGQVNLARVDERLIHGQVMVTLSQKSGVNSIFVVDDVVAKDKFMRDLYKNAGSRTGQKTIVVTSEKAKFYWDEYNFKDYNCILIAKTVSVIYDLVTSGVPMKELNIGGIAQKNPDEDLLVTKSVYLNKADAEKLKDLNENYGVQDIYFQATPSAPKTSLKDVLSKFGL, encoded by the coding sequence ATGGGACAAGTTAATTTAGCAAGAGTAGATGAAAGATTAATACATGGACAAGTGATGGTCACACTTTCTCAAAAAAGTGGGGTTAACTCAATTTTTGTTGTAGATGATGTGGTAGCAAAAGATAAATTTATGAGAGACTTATATAAAAATGCCGGTAGCAGAACGGGGCAAAAGACAATTGTTGTTACAAGTGAAAAGGCAAAATTCTACTGGGATGAATACAACTTTAAAGACTATAACTGCATTTTAATAGCTAAGACAGTTAGTGTTATTTATGACTTAGTGACGAGTGGTGTTCCGATGAAAGAATTGAATATTGGAGGTATCGCTCAAAAAAATCCAGATGAGGACCTTTTAGTAACGAAATCAGTTTATTTAAATAAAGCTGATGCTGAAAAATTAAAAGACTTGAATGAAAATTACGGAGTGCAAGATATCTACTTCCAAGCAACTCCTTCAGCACCAAAAACGAGTTTAAAGGATGTTTTAAGTAAATTTGGTTTGTAA
- a CDS encoding iron-containing alcohol dehydrogenase family protein translates to MLNDLNVKVGPQFYCYREGAIDKVPELLTEFHAKNILIVHGTISWEKAQKKINFLSDEQYNWYFHQYTGECSYYGANLILELVKKHDIDFIIGVGGGKLTDLVGYSAHISNVNFGVIPTLASNCAPWTPLSVMYKESGESEGKTEHFLRQAAFLITDPYLIIDSPKEYFIAGLADTIAKWYESKAILDQSHLKEEPFLMMASYTAQICKEEIIEHAEKAISDMEKQVVTDDFVHLSEIVFGVAGLVGGLGDKYARNAAAHAMHDALSKYIPATHHFLHGEIVAYGIFYQMALENKWHEIDQLLPFYESLKLPKSLNHMGLFPDDETIIDELVEFIHSKSKVHLIPVNTDRDSLKQGIYALEKYNNQN, encoded by the coding sequence ATGCTTAATGATTTAAACGTCAAAGTTGGACCACAGTTTTATTGTTATCGCGAGGGAGCGATTGATAAAGTACCGGAGCTACTAACGGAATTTCATGCGAAAAATATTTTAATAGTACATGGGACTATTTCGTGGGAAAAGGCACAAAAGAAAATCAATTTTTTATCGGATGAACAATATAATTGGTACTTTCATCAATATACAGGTGAGTGTAGTTACTATGGTGCGAATTTGATTTTAGAGCTTGTAAAAAAACACGACATTGATTTTATTATCGGGGTTGGTGGTGGTAAATTGACAGATCTAGTGGGTTATTCGGCTCATATTAGTAATGTGAATTTTGGAGTTATTCCTACATTAGCCAGTAATTGTGCGCCATGGACACCCTTATCCGTAATGTATAAAGAATCGGGTGAGTCGGAGGGCAAAACAGAACATTTTTTAAGGCAAGCTGCCTTCTTAATTACGGATCCCTATTTAATTATTGATTCGCCTAAAGAGTACTTTATTGCCGGATTAGCCGATACTATAGCTAAATGGTATGAATCAAAAGCGATATTAGATCAATCGCATTTAAAAGAAGAACCCTTTCTGATGATGGCATCTTACACGGCACAGATTTGTAAGGAAGAAATCATTGAACATGCTGAAAAAGCGATAAGTGATATGGAAAAACAAGTTGTTACCGATGATTTTGTTCATTTATCAGAAATCGTTTTTGGTGTTGCCGGCTTAGTCGGTGGGTTAGGCGATAAGTACGCACGTAATGCAGCTGCTCATGCAATGCATGATGCATTAAGTAAATACATTCCGGCTACCCATCATTTTTTACATGGTGAAATTGTCGCATACGGTATTTTTTATCAAATGGCTTTAGAAAATAAATGGCATGAAATTGATCAACTCTTACCATTTTATGAGTCATTAAAATTACCAAAATCATTAAACCATATGGGACTATTTCCTGATGATGAAACAATCATTGATGAACTAGTCGAATTTATTCATTCGAAAAGTAAGGTCCATTTGATTCCAGTGAATACCGATCGAGATAGTTTGAAGCAAGGGATTTACGCATTAGAAAAATATAACAATCAGAATTAG
- the gnd gene encoding phosphogluconate dehydrogenase (NAD(+)-dependent, decarboxylating), producing the protein MEIGIIGFGKMGLNLAYNLKDHGYLVKGTDVNPEAREQAGNYGIESHDSLEQLLMSFSGKKTLWLMLPAGKITDTVLDEIAPFVSKDDVIIEGGNSNYKDSMRRAKAFAEQGIHYFDCGTSGGISGARNDACLMIGGNPEVFKEIEKVFEDVSVSDGYLYAGKSGSGHFLKMIHNGIEYGMMQAIGEGFQLVEQSEFDFNLEEVAKVWNHGSVIRGWLMEIIEQQFSNSPHLEEYKGTVAASGEAKWTVETALEMDVAVPTIALSLFMRNLSQEEDSFSAKVVSALRNGFGGHEIVKK; encoded by the coding sequence ATGGAGATAGGAATAATTGGATTTGGTAAAATGGGTTTGAATTTGGCTTATAACTTGAAAGATCATGGTTATCTTGTCAAAGGAACAGATGTTAATCCAGAAGCAAGAGAACAAGCTGGTAATTACGGAATTGAATCACATGACTCATTGGAACAACTGCTTATGTCGTTTTCGGGAAAAAAGACTTTATGGTTGATGTTGCCTGCGGGGAAGATAACGGATACGGTTTTGGATGAGATTGCACCGTTTGTCTCAAAAGATGATGTGATTATTGAAGGTGGTAACTCAAATTACAAAGATTCAATGAGAAGAGCTAAAGCATTTGCGGAACAAGGCATCCATTATTTTGACTGCGGTACATCAGGAGGTATATCAGGTGCTAGAAATGATGCGTGTCTAATGATTGGCGGCAATCCTGAAGTATTTAAAGAAATAGAAAAAGTGTTTGAAGATGTTTCAGTTAGCGATGGCTATCTATATGCAGGAAAATCAGGTAGTGGTCACTTTCTAAAGATGATTCATAACGGAATCGAATATGGTATGATGCAAGCTATCGGTGAAGGCTTTCAATTGGTAGAACAAAGTGAATTTGACTTTAATCTTGAAGAGGTTGCGAAAGTTTGGAATCATGGCTCAGTCATTAGAGGTTGGTTGATGGAAATCATTGAGCAGCAATTTTCAAACAGTCCACATTTAGAAGAATACAAGGGAACAGTAGCTGCTTCTGGAGAGGCAAAATGGACGGTAGAAACAGCTTTAGAAATGGATGTTGCAGTTCCAACTATTGCGTTGAGTTTGTTTATGAGAAACTTATCTCAAGAAGAAGATAGTTTTTCAGCTAAAGTGGTTTCTGCTCTTAGAAACGGTTTTGGTGGTCATGAGATTGTGAAAAAGTAA
- a CDS encoding PTS system mannose/fructose/sorbose family transporter subunit IID, which translates to MTELVNKQQTAAPEEITKKDVTKAYLRWHFANEIPHSFERYLAPSLLYAMMPILKKLYKNDDDLKAAYKRQLLFFNTQLSWGGGVITGLMSSMEQQRAEEEYKNEEILMQDDLMYNTKAGLMGALAGIGDAIDSGTVQYIFIAIAVPWAQQGSALGALFPFICFALYQAILGVFFARQAFSMGRNATGLMQNAGIQTAIETLSVLGLFMMGILAGNYVKVSSALQFKISGKEFVIQDILDSIIPGLLPLLVVMGVYWFYNKKGLKVTQALLWLTLILIVLAAVGIL; encoded by the coding sequence ATGACTGAATTAGTTAATAAACAACAAACAGCTGCACCAGAAGAAATTACTAAAAAAGATGTAACCAAAGCCTACTTAAGATGGCATTTTGCAAATGAAATTCCCCATTCTTTTGAACGCTATTTGGCACCATCGTTACTATATGCTATGATGCCTATTCTAAAAAAATTATACAAGAATGACGATGATCTAAAGGCAGCTTACAAGAGACAATTATTATTCTTTAACACTCAGTTAAGCTGGGGTGGTGGTGTAATTACCGGTCTGATGTCATCAATGGAACAACAACGTGCTGAAGAAGAGTACAAGAATGAAGAAATTTTGATGCAAGATGATTTAATGTATAACACGAAAGCTGGTTTGATGGGAGCGTTAGCAGGAATTGGTGATGCGATCGATTCAGGTACTGTTCAATACATTTTTATCGCGATTGCGGTACCATGGGCGCAACAAGGTAGTGCACTAGGAGCATTGTTCCCATTTATCTGTTTTGCATTGTATCAAGCAATATTAGGTGTTTTCTTTGCTAGACAAGCATTTTCAATGGGACGCAATGCAACTGGTTTAATGCAAAATGCTGGCATTCAAACAGCTATTGAGACATTATCAGTACTTGGATTATTTATGATGGGAATTCTGGCTGGTAATTATGTTAAAGTTTCTTCAGCCTTGCAATTTAAAATTTCAGGAAAAGAGTTCGTTATTCAAGATATTTTAGATTCGATTATTCCAGGATTATTACCTTTACTAGTAGTTATGGGCGTGTACTGGTTCTATAACAAAAAAGGTTTGAAAGTAACACAAGCTTTGCTTTGGTTGACATTGATTTTAATCGTATTAGCCGCAGTAGGCATATTATAG
- a CDS encoding MurR/RpiR family transcriptional regulator, producing MEPNISIPLKIKTLYTYLSPTEKRIADYIIENPSTISHSSISDISAELEIADSTLFQFTKKLGYNGFKEFKLDLLIQQNEFTNIDIHQNICEEDSPLIMAQKVFDSNSQTLAQTKKLLKEDDLVAAVELIQNSKRLYLFGIGGSEIVATDAYHKFLRSPKTVIHSTDYHIQLMEASLLNEHDCVICISHSGNSKETVNLAEISKKAGAKVIVLTSHATSPLAKLGDIVFLSISEETEFRSEALASRISQLVIMDSLYVILMFLNKEQSHLSLAKIRDNILENKK from the coding sequence ATGGAGCCAAATATTTCTATTCCGTTAAAAATAAAAACGCTTTATACTTATTTAAGTCCTACAGAAAAAAGAATTGCTGACTATATCATTGAAAATCCATCTACTATTTCTCATAGTTCAATCAGTGATATCTCAGCAGAACTAGAAATAGCGGATTCTACACTGTTTCAATTTACAAAGAAATTAGGATACAACGGATTTAAAGAATTCAAACTGGATTTGCTGATACAACAAAATGAATTCACCAATATAGATATTCATCAAAACATATGTGAAGAAGATAGCCCGTTAATCATGGCCCAAAAAGTTTTTGATTCTAACAGCCAAACTCTTGCTCAGACTAAAAAGTTACTAAAGGAAGATGACTTAGTAGCTGCTGTAGAGCTTATCCAAAATTCTAAAAGGCTTTATTTATTTGGAATTGGTGGGTCAGAGATTGTTGCCACTGATGCCTATCATAAATTTTTACGATCACCTAAGACGGTCATTCATAGTACTGATTATCATATTCAATTAATGGAAGCTTCTTTATTGAACGAGCACGACTGTGTCATCTGTATTTCACATTCGGGTAATTCTAAAGAAACTGTCAACTTAGCTGAAATATCAAAAAAAGCCGGCGCAAAAGTAATTGTCCTAACAAGTCATGCAACTTCTCCGTTAGCTAAACTAGGAGATATCGTCTTCTTGTCAATTTCAGAAGAAACCGAATTTCGCTCAGAAGCACTCGCTTCACGCATCTCACAATTAGTGATAATGGATTCACTATATGTCATCCTGATGTTCTTAAATAAAGAACAATCACATTTATCTTTAGCTAAGATACGAGATAATATATTGGAGAATAAAAAATAG
- a CDS encoding D-isomer specific 2-hydroxyacid dehydrogenase family protein, protein MKGFKIAIVNSSSFGKKFPNHLERLQKVGYVANVDVDGEISGKELAEVLAGYNIIIASVTPFFTKEFFDNKDELLLISRHGIGYNNIDIEAAKEHDTIVSIIPALVERDAVAENNITNLLALLRCTVGSNQRVKENKWEERADFVGRTLFNKTVGVIGVGNTGSCVVETLRNGFRCNVLAYDPYKSELEIQSFGGKKVELDELLEASDIICLCANLTDENYHMISTEEIAKMKDNVYLSNSARGALLDESAIISALQSGKIAGLATDVLEEEPGRSNHPYLAFDNVVITPHTSAYTLECLEQMGEKCVRDVEQIVQGELPERSVQVYSKYIEGGS, encoded by the coding sequence ATGAAAGGATTCAAAATAGCAATCGTGAATTCAAGTAGCTTTGGTAAAAAGTTTCCGAATCATTTGGAGCGACTGCAAAAGGTTGGGTATGTTGCAAACGTTGATGTTGACGGTGAGATAAGTGGCAAAGAACTGGCGGAAGTGTTGGCTGGGTACAATATAATTATCGCGAGTGTCACACCGTTTTTTACAAAAGAATTTTTTGACAATAAAGATGAACTGTTGTTAATTTCGCGACATGGGATTGGTTATAACAATATAGATATAGAAGCAGCAAAAGAACATGATACGATTGTGTCGATTATTCCAGCTTTAGTTGAAAGAGATGCTGTTGCAGAAAATAATATTACAAATTTGTTAGCATTATTAAGATGTACAGTAGGTTCTAATCAAAGAGTGAAGGAAAACAAATGGGAAGAGCGAGCGGATTTTGTTGGGCGAACATTGTTCAACAAGACTGTTGGAGTGATAGGTGTTGGAAATACAGGTAGTTGTGTGGTTGAAACTTTAAGAAATGGTTTTCGTTGTAATGTTCTAGCATACGATCCTTATAAATCAGAGCTAGAAATTCAAAGTTTTGGAGGTAAGAAAGTCGAGCTAGATGAATTACTTGAAGCTTCAGACATTATTTGCTTATGTGCGAACTTAACAGATGAAAATTATCATATGATTTCAACTGAGGAAATTGCGAAAATGAAGGACAATGTTTATCTATCTAATAGCGCAAGAGGTGCTCTGCTAGATGAAAGCGCTATAATAAGTGCGCTTCAGTCAGGAAAGATTGCTGGTCTAGCAACGGATGTCCTAGAAGAGGAACCAGGAAGAAGCAATCATCCATATTTGGCATTTGATAATGTTGTGATTACGCCTCACACGTCAGCTTATACATTAGAATGTTTAGAACAAATGGGTGAAAAATGTGTAAGAGATGTCGAACAAATAGTACAAGGAGAATTACCAGAACGTTCAGTTCAAGTCTATAGTAAATATATCGAAGGGGGGAGTTAG
- a CDS encoding PTS mannose/fructose/sorbose/N-acetylgalactosamine transporter subunit IIC, which yields MDTLTVTQSLLIALWVAAVMSRWLGGGATLTLRFSPLMTGLVVGIIMGDVPQAMIVTAALQMIYMGVFSPGGSMPAEPSIAAAIAVPVALLGNLKPEAAIAVAVPVGLLGSYLYQLRFFINTFLGKYTDKAVEDLNSKAITRSVILYPTLASFLLFVPLVFIALYFGAPVIADVITALEGTVIIHILEVVGGGLAAIGIATTIYVIGRKDYLVFFFLAYFMSVVLKSLEITMVTYAIFGLLIALIFVQSQKGKAVSVSNNQSSPTPMDDDDDDYDDGF from the coding sequence ATGGATACATTAACAGTTACTCAAAGTTTGTTAATTGCTTTGTGGGTTGCAGCAGTTATGTCTAGATGGTTAGGTGGGGGAGCTACTTTAACACTAAGGTTTTCTCCATTAATGACAGGATTGGTTGTAGGGATTATTATGGGTGATGTTCCGCAAGCAATGATCGTTACAGCAGCGTTACAGATGATCTATATGGGTGTGTTTTCACCAGGGGGATCAATGCCAGCAGAACCTTCAATCGCAGCTGCTATTGCAGTACCGGTAGCGTTGTTAGGTAATTTAAAACCTGAAGCAGCGATTGCCGTAGCAGTACCTGTTGGATTATTAGGAAGTTATTTATATCAATTGAGATTCTTTATTAATACGTTTTTAGGTAAATATACAGATAAAGCGGTGGAAGATTTAAATTCAAAAGCTATTACTAGATCAGTTATTTTATATCCTACATTGGCATCATTCTTATTATTTGTTCCATTAGTGTTTATCGCATTATACTTTGGAGCACCAGTAATTGCTGATGTTATAACCGCTTTAGAAGGAACTGTAATTATTCACATTCTTGAAGTAGTTGGTGGTGGTTTAGCAGCGATTGGTATTGCGACAACGATTTATGTTATTGGTAGAAAAGATTATTTAGTTTTCTTCTTCTTAGCATACTTCATGAGTGTGGTACTAAAATCTCTGGAAATTACTATGGTAACATATGCGATTTTTGGATTATTGATTGCGTTAATTTTTGTTCAATCTCAAAAAGGAAAAGCTGTATCTGTATCTAACAATCAGTCATCACCAACACCGATGGATGATGATGACGACGATTATGATGATGGATTCTAA